The Candidatus Hydrogenedentota bacterium genome contains the following window.
CGCGGGAAGATAATCCGCAACGGCAAACCGCTTCGTCGGAATGGCGATAACAATACGCTGGCCGGGAACAAGCTGGTGCTTTGTTATCAGCCACGCGCCCGTGACGGATAGATTGCGAATGATTCCCGGCCCGACGAGGATGCGCGGTGCATCGCTATCCACCGGCTTGCCTTCCGCCTTGATGGACGTTTTCAACCGAAACTTAAATCGTTCCGCCGCGCGCTTGTTCGCCGGTTTGGGGTCAAACGGATCGCTCCACGCCGCATTTGTGTCATACCGTGCCATTGCCCGAACTCCCGTTCCGGGATTCAGCATATCACACACAATTGCCGATGTCTACAGAAAGTGCAAATTTATTAGTTTACATAGTTAGGCCTATTTAAGATAAATTCGCATATTTGTCTGTAGATTAATGGGTTTCGACCCCGTATCCGCTGTCGGCGTACGAGTTCCGCGAGCGCAAGATTACGCGAGGTTCAGCGGCCCGGATCCCGCGACTGGGGCGAACTCGAACGCGCCGGGTTCGAGGCCGTTCGGGGCGTAATAGCGTTCGGTCATGTTTTGGATGACAGGGCCCGCGGCGCTTTGCTCAACGAGTGCCATCATGCAGCCGCCGAGGCCCGCGCCGGAGAGTTGCGCGCCGAGAACGCCCGGCGTATCGAGCGCGACGTGCACCATGGAATCGATCTGCGGGATGCTGCACGCATACACACCCGGTTGCGCGTGGAGTTGCGCGCGCTCGACGTGCGCCGGGTCTTCGCTGTGCAAGTCCGCGATCAGCCGGCGCATCGCGGCATCTGAAACGTCGACGCCGTACGGCGTCCCGTCCGCGGTGACCACGCGATCGCCGTCGTGCGACATGTTCATCATTCGCCCGAAGCGTTCGAGATCGCCGCGCTTGAGCAGTTCAATGGCGCACTTGCTGCGTTCGCACTCCGCAATGCCGAAGAGCAGGCGTCCGCGCAGCTCGTAGTATCGCGGCGGGGTGTGCGACTGCGTCAGCGCGGCAAACGTCTCGTCGCCAAGTTTGCGCTTCAGCGCATCCGGCGCGACGCGCTCCGGCACGTCCAACAGGATGCGGTAGATGTCCGCCGCGCGCACCCCAAGCGTTTCGGGGCATATATCGCGCAAATGGTGAATCAGCGGCGCATAGTTGGGGAACTGTTCTTTCACCCAGCGCACCGCGAACTCGTATGACGCGACGCGCTCGTTGAAGGTGTCGCGAGCGCCCGCCGCCTTTCGCGCGTGGATGCGCGAGTTGCAGATTACGAGCGAGTATCCGTCCGGGAACGGCACGTAATCCTTGATCGCGAACGGAAAGAAACCGACGTGCGCAACGCGCCGCGCCTGGCTGAGTTTCACCGCTGCGTGGTCGGCGCTGCCGCCTCGCGTGCCCACGAACCATTCGCCCTCGCCGCAGAGGTCGACGAGATCGTGCGCGGACACCGAAAGACCGTTTGCATGCACCAGCGCGTCCGCCATCGCGACAACGAGCGCGGACGATGAACTCAGCCCCGCCGCCATGGGGATGTCGCCGCTGACGACGCAGTCCACCCCGTGGATAAGGCGATCCTTGAATTGCTGTTGCAGG
Protein-coding sequences here:
- a CDS encoding PilZ domain-containing protein, producing MARYDTNAAWSDPFDPKPANKRAAERFKFRLKTSIKAEGKPVDSDAPRILVGPGIIRNLSVTGAWLITKHQLVPGQRIVIAIPTKRFAVADYLPAMFIGPAEVVRTKPDIENRVWVGVRFGDSLTQNMEFATFIQGLYALREALTKKD